In one Nicotiana tomentosiformis chromosome 6, ASM39032v3, whole genome shotgun sequence genomic region, the following are encoded:
- the LOC138894845 gene encoding uncharacterized protein has translation MFANRDSGSSSSRFRKDQGERNIEANTNANIGDYNFNMSTSELVTVLRSMGDKVRWPKEMRSNPNRRNLDFWCEFHNDHGHRTSDYRLLQGEVEYLLKQGYLMELFSEKGKQAYIKNRQEPLKPPSPKRTINVINGGEEVNGITYTVARKTTKFTITHGKRTRQTLEDGNITFDDADADGLMIPHNDALVISLLIYDTNVKRVLIDQGETELSTYAEGVIKETKFQVIDTYMAYNVILGRPWIHDMDVVPSTLHQVIKFSSKWGVQQIR, from the exons ATGTTCGCAAATAGAGATTCAGGTTCGTCATCGTCGAGATTCAGAAAAGATCAAGGTGAACGTAACATAGAAGCTAATACAAACGCAAATATTGGGGACTACAATTTTAACATGAGTACCTCCGAGTTGGTCACTGTTTTAAGAAGCATGGGGGATAAGGTACGATGGCCTAAAGAGATGAGATCAAATCCAAATAGAAGAAACCTAGACTTTTGGTGCGAGTTCCATAATGACCACGGCCATAGAACATCAGACTACAGATTATTACAAGGTGAGGTGGAATATTTATTGAAGCAGGGCTATCTGATGGAATTGTTCAGCGAGAAAGGCAAACAAGCTTACATTAAAAATAGGCAAGAGCCCCTAAAACCTCCGTCTCCAAAGAGAACAATAAATGTGATAAACGGCGGAGAAGAAGTCAATGGCATAACCTATACAGTTGCGAGGAAAACAACAAAGTTCACAATAACTCACGGGAAGCGAACTCGCCAAACTCTTGAAGACGGCAACATAACCTTTGATGATGCCGATGCCGATGGATTAATGATTCCTCACAACGATGcgctggtaatatctttacttatatatgatactaatgtaaaacgagttttgattgaccAG GGCGAGACTGAACTAAGCACATACGCAGAAGGGGTCATCAAAGAAACAAAATTTCAAGTGATAGACACGTATATGGCCTATAATGTGATTCTTGGGAGGCcgtggattcatgatatggatgtTGTGCCATCCACATTACATCAGGTTATCAAATTCTCTTCAAAATGGGGAGTTCAACAGATTCGATGA